In Asterias amurensis chromosome 4, ASM3211899v1, one genomic interval encodes:
- the LOC139935772 gene encoding uncharacterized protein, producing MTATYSTMSDDMNRIFLWCVPRTVSTALVKCLSFVEGLQVVNEPYECAFHSGPERKNPNPDLNNPVEKRLMGLLDITGCDEDIGGYEASVCTYRYVRDELLKASYGDSKILFCKDMAFYLDAKYHMLPKGFKYSFLIRHPAKVFLSWKNSLKQTFGESCAKQMDDLTTIPATVFPVGFGFKELYELLMYVEVDLHQEAVILDIDDLLADPPGLLSAYCLKMGIPYQPGLLTWDAGGEVSENWVVSKSLKVANKRAGFYGKALQSSGFQSPKPPPALDSLPADVQTCVEASMGYYDKLRAKRIRPLSAKML from the coding sequence ATGACAGCCACTTATTCAACGATGTCTGATGATATGAACCGAATCTTTCTGTGGTGCGTGCCCCGAACAGTGTCAACCGCATTGGTCAAATGTCTCAGTTTTGTCGAAGGCCTCCAGGTGGTCAACGAGCCTTACGAGTGTGCCTTCCATTCAGGACCAGAGAGAAAGAATCCAAATCCAGATCTAAACAACCCGGTAGAGAAGCGGTTGATGGGGTTACTTGATATTACAGGCTGCGACGAAGACATCGGCGGTTATGAAGCGTCAGTCTGCACTTACAGATATGTCAGAGATGAGCTCTTAAAAGCATCATATGGAGATTCCAAGATCCTGTTTTGTAAGGATATGGCATTCTACCTCGATGCTAAGTATCACATGCTTCCAAAAGGCTTCAAATACAGCTTCCTGATTCGTCATCCTGCCAAGGTTTTTTTATCATGGAAAAATTCACTCAAACAAACATTCGGTGAATCATGTGCCAAACAGATGGATGATTTAACCACAATACCAGCCACGGTGTTTCCTGTGGGATTTGGTTTTAAAGAGCTGTACGAGTTGCTTATGTACGTGGAGGTGGACCTCCATCAAGAGGCTGTCATCCTTGACATCGATGACCTCTTGGCCGACCCACCAGGCCTATTGTCTGCCTACTGTCTCAAGATGGGCATTCCGTACCAGCCAGGGCTTCTGACTTGGGATGCAGGAGGCGAAGTCAGCGAAAATTGGGTGGTGTCGAAGTCACTGAAAGTTGCCAACAAGAGAGCTGGATTTTATGGAAAGGCACTTCAGAGTAGCGGGTTCCAAAGCCCCAAACCGCCCCCTGCCCTGGACAGCCTTCCTGCCGATGTTCAGACCTGTGTGGAAGCGTCAATGGGATACTACGACAAACTCCGCGCAAAACGAATAAGACCTCTCTCTGCCAAAATGTTATAG
- the LOC139936238 gene encoding uncharacterized protein — protein sequence MAEDMKRLFVWCVPRTVSTALVKCLSFVEGLQVVLEPYGCAFKSGPERKNPNPDLTDPYEQRLHELRSAPVDDEVRGYEDSVCTYSFVRDELLSASYKDTKILFCKDMAYYLDTKYHMLPRGFRYSFLIRHPAKVYSSGKKSLTKVYGEDFDKEVDLLKLPKTLVPAGYGFKELYELMEYVEKELHQEPVILDTDDLLADPPGILSAYCLKMGIPYKPELLSWEAGVEVTDKWVTSKTLKRSSKKAGFFDNAFNSSGFFSPQPPPALDSLPADVQTCVRASMGYYEKLRTRRIRPLSEV from the coding sequence ATGGCAGAAGATATGAAACGCCTCTTTGTGTGGTGCGTACCACGCACAGTGTCCACAGCACTTGTCAAATGCCTCAGCTTTGTTGAAGGACTTCAGGTGGTTCTCGAGCCTTACGGGTGTGCCTTCAAATCGGGACCTGAGAGAAAGAATCCAAACCCCGACTTGACAGACCCGTATGAGCAGCGATTGCATGAGTTACGATCAGCACCTGTCGACGACGAGGTTCGTGGTTATGAAGATTCAGTATGCACTTACAGCTTTGTTAGGGACGAGCTCCTGTCAGCATCTTATAAAGACACGAAGATCCTGTTTTGTAAAGATATGGCTTACTATCTTGATACTAAGTATCACATGCTTCCCAGAGGATTCAGGTACAGCTTCTTGATTCGCCATCCGGCCAAGGTATACTCATCAGGTAAAAAATCCCTGACAAAAGTATATGGCGAAGATTTTGACAAAGAAGTGGATTTGCTAAAGTTACCAAAAACGTTGGTTCCTGCTGGATATGGTTTCAAGGAGCTTTACGAGTTGATGGAGTATGTGGAGAAGGAACTCCATCAAGAGCCTGTGATACTTGACACTGATGACCTCTTAGCTGACCCACCTGGCATCTTGTCTGCCTATTGTCTTAAGATGGGTATTCCCTACAAACCAGAGCTTCTGTCTTGGGAAGCAGGAGTTGAAGTCACCGACAAGTGGGTAACATCTAAGACACTCAAAAGGTCAAGCAAGAAAGCTGGATTTTTTGATAATGCTTTTAATAGCAGTGGATTTTTTAGTCCACAACCTCCCCCTGCTCTGGACAGCCTGCCTGCAGATGTGCAGACTTGTGTAAGAGCTTCGATGGGATACTACGAAAAGCTTCGCACCAGACGAATCAGACCTCTGTCTGAAGTGTAG